The following proteins are co-located in the Pseudomonas synxantha genome:
- a CDS encoding sigma-54-dependent transcriptional regulator produces MRIKVHCQNRIGILRDILNLLVEYGVNVAKGEVGGEHGNAIYLFCPNLVNMQFQALRPQFEAIGGVFGVKRVGLMPSERRHMELNALLGALEFPVLSIDMGGSIVAANRAAAQLLGVRVDEVPGIPLSRYAEDFDLPELVRASKSRINGLRVKVKGDVFLADIAPLQSSEHDDSEAMAGAVLTLHRADRVGERIYNVRKQELRGFDSIFQSSKVMAAVVREARRMAPLDAPLLIEGETGTGKELLARACHLASPRGQSPLMALNCAGLPESMAETELFGYGPGAFEGARAEGKLGLLELTAGGTLFLDGVGEMSARLQVKLLRFLQDGCFRRVGSDEEVYLDVRVICSTQVDLSELCVRGEFRQDLYHRLNVLSLHIPPLRECLDGLVPLVEHFLDQASRQIGCPLPKLAPAAMDRLSHYHWPGNVRQLENVLFQAVSLCDGGVVKAEHIRLPDYGVRQPLGDFSLEGGLEEIVGRFEKAVLESLYAEYSSSRQLGKRLGVSHTTIANKLRDYEILKADK; encoded by the coding sequence ATGCGTATCAAAGTGCATTGCCAGAACCGCATCGGCATCCTGCGGGACATCCTCAACCTGCTGGTGGAGTACGGCGTCAACGTCGCCAAGGGCGAGGTCGGCGGCGAGCATGGCAATGCCATCTACCTGTTCTGTCCGAACCTGGTGAATATGCAGTTCCAGGCGCTACGCCCGCAGTTCGAAGCGATTGGCGGCGTGTTCGGCGTCAAGCGAGTGGGGCTGATGCCCAGCGAGCGGCGGCATATGGAACTCAATGCGCTGCTCGGCGCCCTGGAGTTTCCAGTGCTGTCCATCGATATGGGTGGCTCCATCGTGGCCGCCAACCGTGCGGCGGCGCAGTTGCTCGGCGTGCGTGTGGACGAAGTGCCGGGCATTCCGTTGTCGCGCTACGCTGAGGATTTTGACTTGCCGGAGTTGGTACGCGCCAGCAAATCGCGCATCAATGGGCTGCGGGTCAAGGTCAAGGGGGACGTGTTCCTGGCGGATATCGCGCCGCTGCAATCCTCCGAACACGATGACAGCGAAGCCATGGCCGGCGCGGTGCTCACCCTGCATCGCGCAGACCGCGTCGGTGAGCGTATCTATAACGTGCGCAAGCAGGAGCTGCGCGGGTTCGACAGCATTTTCCAAAGCTCCAAGGTCATGGCCGCGGTGGTCCGCGAAGCGCGGCGCATGGCGCCACTGGATGCGCCTCTATTAATAGAAGGTGAAACCGGCACCGGTAAAGAGTTGCTGGCCCGTGCCTGCCACTTGGCCAGCCCCCGTGGGCAATCACCGCTGATGGCGCTCAACTGCGCAGGGTTGCCCGAGTCGATGGCCGAGACCGAACTGTTCGGCTACGGCCCCGGCGCTTTTGAAGGCGCGCGGGCGGAAGGCAAGCTCGGGCTGCTGGAATTGACGGCGGGCGGCACCTTGTTTCTCGATGGGGTGGGGGAAATGAGTGCGCGTCTGCAGGTGAAGTTGTTGCGCTTCCTGCAGGACGGCTGCTTTCGCCGGGTCGGCAGTGACGAAGAGGTGTACCTGGATGTGCGCGTGATCTGCTCCACTCAGGTGGACTTGTCGGAACTCTGCGTCCGAGGTGAGTTTCGCCAGGATCTTTATCACCGGCTCAATGTGCTGTCATTGCATATCCCGCCGTTGCGCGAATGCCTTGACGGCCTGGTGCCACTGGTTGAGCACTTCCTCGACCAGGCCAGCCGACAGATTGGCTGCCCTTTACCCAAGCTTGCGCCCGCGGCGATGGATCGCTTGAGTCACTACCACTGGCCAGGCAACGTAAGACAGCTGGAAAACGTGCTGTTCCAGGCCGTGTCGCTGTGCGACGGTGGGGTGGTCAAGGCCGAGCATATCCGCTTGCCGGACTACGGGGTGCGCCAGCCTCTTGGCGACTTTTCCCTGGAGGGCGGGTTAGAGGAGATTGTTGGACGGTTCGAGAAGGCCGTGCTGGAAAGCCTTTATGCCGAGTATTCCAGCAGCCGGCAGCTTGGCAAACGCTTGGGCGTGTCGCACACCACCATCGCCAATAAGCTGCGCGACTACGAAATCCTCAAGGCCGATAAATAA
- a CDS encoding flagellar basal body rod protein FlgF produces MDKYLYVAMTGASQNALAQKAHANNLANISTNGFQRDLEQARSMPVFGDSFPARAFAMTERPATDFSPGAMIETGRDLDVAVSGDGWMAVQTPDGGEAYVRSASMNVDALGVLRAGNGMPIMGNGGPIAVPPQQKIEVGADGTISIRAMGEGPRVMAEVDRIKLVQPDLKNMTKGLDGTIHTRDGQPAQADANVTLTSGFLQASNVNAVEEMTAVLALSKQFELHIKMMNSAKEDDQAMTRVMQMS; encoded by the coding sequence GTGGACAAATACCTTTATGTGGCAATGACCGGCGCCAGTCAGAACGCACTGGCGCAGAAGGCCCATGCCAACAATCTGGCGAACATTTCCACCAACGGCTTCCAGCGTGACCTGGAGCAGGCGCGTTCGATGCCGGTGTTCGGTGACAGCTTTCCGGCGCGGGCGTTTGCCATGACCGAGCGGCCGGCCACTGATTTCTCTCCGGGGGCGATGATCGAAACCGGTCGTGACCTGGATGTAGCCGTCAGCGGCGACGGCTGGATGGCCGTGCAAACCCCGGATGGCGGCGAAGCCTACGTGCGCAGCGCCAGCATGAATGTGGATGCCCTGGGCGTGCTGCGTGCCGGCAACGGTATGCCGATCATGGGCAACGGCGGCCCGATTGCCGTGCCACCCCAGCAGAAAATCGAAGTGGGTGCAGACGGCACCATCAGCATCCGTGCCATGGGCGAAGGCCCACGGGTGATGGCGGAAGTGGACCGCATCAAGTTGGTCCAGCCCGACCTTAAGAACATGACCAAGGGCCTGGACGGCACCATCCACACCAGGGATGGCCAGCCGGCCCAGGCCGACGCCAACGTCACCCTGACCTCGGGCTTCCTGCAGGCGAGCAACGTCAACGCGGTAGAGGAAATGACCGCAGTGCTGGCGCTTTCCAAGCAGTTCGAGCTGCACATCAAAATGATGAACAGCGCTAAAGAAGACGACCAGGCCATGACTCGCGTCATGCAGATGAGCTAA
- the flgG gene encoding flagellar basal-body rod protein FlgG → MLPALWVAKTGLSAQDTNLTTISNNLANVSTTGFKRDRAEFQDLLYQIKKQPGAQSTQDSELPSGLQLGTGVQIVGTQKNFSAGNLQQTGQPLDMAINGRGFFQVLQPDGTTSYTRDGTFHLDSNGQIVTANGFALEPAVVVPPDAKTFTVGNDGTVSITVAGNPASQVIGNLQTADFINPAGLQAMGNNLFLETASSGAPQIGTPGLNGFGTTLQSTLETSNVSTVEEMVNMITTQRAYEMNSKVISTADQMLSFVTQNL, encoded by the coding sequence ATGCTTCCGGCTCTATGGGTTGCCAAGACAGGCCTGTCCGCCCAGGACACCAACCTGACCACCATTTCCAACAACCTGGCGAACGTCTCGACCACGGGTTTCAAACGTGATCGCGCCGAGTTCCAGGACCTGCTCTATCAGATCAAGAAGCAGCCAGGTGCCCAGTCGACTCAGGACAGCGAATTGCCGTCGGGCCTGCAACTGGGTACTGGTGTGCAGATCGTCGGCACCCAGAAAAACTTCAGCGCCGGTAACCTGCAGCAAACCGGACAACCGCTGGACATGGCCATCAACGGCCGTGGCTTCTTCCAGGTGCTGCAACCGGATGGCACCACCTCCTATACCCGTGACGGTACTTTCCACCTGGACTCCAATGGCCAGATCGTCACCGCCAACGGTTTCGCCTTGGAACCTGCCGTGGTGGTACCGCCGGATGCCAAGACCTTTACCGTGGGCAACGACGGCACCGTGTCGATCACCGTGGCCGGCAACCCGGCGTCGCAAGTGATCGGCAACCTGCAAACCGCTGACTTCATCAACCCGGCCGGCTTGCAGGCGATGGGCAACAACCTGTTCCTGGAAACCGCCTCCAGCGGCGCGCCGCAAATCGGCACCCCTGGCCTGAACGGTTTCGGCACCACCCTGCAAAGCACCCTGGAAACCTCCAACGTCAGCACCGTTGAGGAGATGGTCAACATGATCACCACCCAGCGCGCCTACGAGATGAACTCCAAGGTGATTTCCACCGCCGACCAGATGCTTTCGTTCGTTACGCAGAATCTGTAA
- the flgH gene encoding flagellar basal body L-ring protein FlgH yields MNRYVSVLALSGIAVLAGCVAPTPKPNDPYYAPVLPRTPLPAAANNGSIYQAGFEQNLYSDRKAFRVGDIITITLNEKTQASKNANSQIGKNSKASIGLTSLFGGGLSTNNPLGGGDLSLDAGYSGDRSTNGKSAAGQGNSLTGSITVTVADVLPNGIIAIRGEKWMTLNTGDELVRIAGMVRADDISTDNTVPSTRIADARITYSGTGSFADASQPGWFDRFFLSPLFPF; encoded by the coding sequence ATGAATCGCTATGTTTCCGTTTTGGCATTGAGTGGGATCGCCGTGCTCGCGGGGTGTGTTGCCCCGACGCCAAAGCCCAATGACCCGTACTACGCGCCGGTGTTGCCGCGCACGCCATTGCCGGCGGCAGCCAACAATGGCTCGATCTACCAGGCCGGTTTCGAACAGAACCTGTACAGCGACCGCAAGGCGTTTCGGGTTGGTGACATCATCACCATCACCCTCAACGAGAAGACCCAGGCCAGCAAGAACGCCAACTCGCAGATCGGCAAGAACAGCAAGGCGAGCATCGGCCTGACCTCGTTGTTCGGGGGTGGCCTCAGCACCAACAACCCCCTGGGCGGCGGTGACCTGAGCCTGGATGCCGGCTACAGCGGCGACCGCTCCACCAACGGCAAGAGTGCGGCAGGCCAGGGCAACAGCCTGACCGGTTCGATCACCGTGACCGTGGCCGATGTATTGCCCAACGGCATCATTGCCATACGCGGTGAGAAGTGGATGACCCTTAACACCGGCGATGAGCTGGTGCGCATTGCCGGGATGGTCCGCGCCGATGACATTTCCACCGACAACACGGTGCCTTCGACACGCATTGCCGATGCACGCATCACCTACTCGGGTACGGGTTCGTTTGCTGATGCCAGTCAGCCGGGCTGGTTCGACCGGTTCTTCCTTAGCCCGCTGTTCCCTTTCTAG
- a CDS encoding flagellar basal body P-ring protein FlgI, with the protein MATALLLALSAVAQAERLKDIASISGVRSNQLIGYGLVVGLNGTGDQTTQTPFTLQTFNNMLSQFGIKVPPGSGNVQLKNVAAVSISADLPAFAKPGQVVDITVSSMGNSKSLRGGTLLMTPLKGIDGNVYAIAQGNLVVGGFDAEGRDGSKITVNVPSAGRIPGGATVERTVPSGFNQGNSLTLNLNRSDFTTAKRVVDKINDMLGPGVAQAIDGGSIRVTAPLDPSQRVDYLSILENLEVDPGQAVAKVIINSRTGTIVIGQNVKVSPAAVTHGSLTVTITEDPIVSQPGPLSNGQTAVVPRSRVNAQQEAKPMFKFGPGTTLDEIVRAVNQVGAAPGDLMAILEALKQAGALQADLIVI; encoded by the coding sequence ATGGCGACGGCACTCTTGCTGGCCTTAAGCGCTGTGGCCCAGGCCGAACGCCTGAAGGACATCGCCAGTATTTCCGGCGTGCGTTCCAACCAGTTGATCGGCTATGGCCTGGTGGTGGGGCTCAACGGCACGGGTGACCAGACCACCCAGACGCCGTTCACCCTGCAGACCTTCAACAACATGCTCTCGCAGTTCGGCATCAAGGTGCCGCCAGGCTCGGGCAACGTCCAGTTGAAGAACGTTGCCGCCGTGTCGATCAGTGCCGATCTGCCAGCGTTCGCCAAGCCGGGCCAGGTGGTGGATATCACGGTTTCGTCCATGGGTAACTCGAAAAGCCTGCGCGGCGGCACCCTGCTGATGACTCCGCTTAAAGGTATCGACGGCAACGTCTACGCCATCGCCCAGGGCAACCTGGTGGTGGGCGGGTTTGACGCTGAAGGCCGCGACGGCTCGAAGATCACCGTCAACGTGCCGTCGGCCGGTCGCATTCCCGGTGGCGCCACGGTTGAACGCACCGTGCCGAGCGGTTTCAACCAGGGCAACAGCCTGACCCTGAACCTCAACCGTTCCGACTTCACTACCGCCAAGCGCGTGGTCGACAAGATCAACGACATGCTCGGCCCGGGCGTGGCCCAGGCCATCGACGGCGGCTCGATCCGCGTCACCGCGCCGCTGGACCCAAGCCAGCGCGTGGACTACCTGTCGATCCTGGAAAACCTTGAGGTCGACCCTGGCCAGGCCGTGGCAAAAGTCATTATCAACTCGCGTACAGGTACTATCGTGATCGGCCAGAACGTCAAGGTTTCGCCGGCAGCGGTGACCCACGGCAGCCTGACGGTGACCATCACCGAAGACCCGATTGTCAGCCAGCCGGGGCCGCTGTCCAACGGCCAGACCGCCGTGGTCCCGCGCTCGCGGGTCAATGCCCAGCAAGAAGCCAAGCCGATGTTCAAGTTCGGCCCCGGCACCACCCTGGACGAGATTGTCCGCGCGGTGAACCAGGTGGGCGCAGCGCCCGGCGACTTGATGGCGATCCTTGAAGCTTTGAAACAGGCCGGCGCCTTGCAAGCCGACCTCATTGTGATCTGA
- the flgJ gene encoding flagellar assembly peptidoglycan hydrolase FlgJ, translated as MAMDMRKSGISSTADSGSYSDLNRLNQLKVGADKNSDGNMRKVAQEFESLFLNEMLKSMRSATDALGKDNPLNTPAAKQYQEMYDQQLAVSMSREGGGIGLADVLMRQMQKNKPVQAQAATLQGPAADVPVKKVDVPTEIGAGTQADGPLGRSNGQRPLWAYRVAVPEGTSAHTNDMELMNQRRIALPSKLADRLLAGIVPSAPVAAEAKSAPLRNSAADDNVVSSAARSFAVPSGKMQVYGRAIAQPPLAPAKKAFSSQDEFVATMLPMAKAAAARIGIDPKYLVAQAALETGWGKSVMRAEDGSSSHNLFGIKAGQSWQGGQARAITSEFRDGAMVKETAQFRSYSSYQDSFHDLVTLLQSHDRYKEVVKSADNPEQFVRELQKAGYATDPAYASKISQIAKNMNSYQNYAAAGATTHL; from the coding sequence ATGGCCATGGATATGCGCAAAAGCGGCATCAGCAGCACGGCGGACTCGGGGTCTTACTCCGACTTGAACCGACTTAACCAGCTCAAGGTCGGCGCCGACAAGAACAGCGACGGCAATATGCGCAAGGTGGCGCAGGAGTTCGAGTCGCTGTTCCTCAACGAGATGCTCAAGTCCATGCGCTCGGCCACCGACGCCCTGGGCAAGGACAACCCGCTGAACACCCCGGCGGCCAAGCAGTATCAGGAAATGTACGACCAGCAGTTGGCGGTCTCGATGTCCCGCGAGGGCGGCGGTATCGGCCTGGCCGACGTGCTGATGCGCCAGATGCAGAAGAACAAGCCGGTGCAGGCCCAGGCCGCCACCTTGCAAGGTCCGGCCGCAGATGTGCCGGTGAAGAAAGTCGATGTGCCGACCGAGATTGGCGCCGGTACCCAGGCCGACGGGCCGCTGGGCCGCTCCAATGGCCAGCGGCCTTTGTGGGCGTATCGCGTGGCGGTTCCTGAGGGCACCAGTGCGCACACCAACGACATGGAGCTGATGAACCAGCGCCGTATCGCCTTGCCAAGCAAACTGGCCGACCGTCTGCTGGCTGGCATCGTGCCGAGTGCCCCGGTCGCCGCCGAAGCCAAAAGCGCGCCCCTGCGCAACAGCGCCGCCGATGACAATGTAGTCAGCAGCGCCGCCCGCAGCTTTGCCGTGCCAAGCGGAAAGATGCAGGTCTATGGCCGCGCCATTGCCCAGCCACCGCTGGCACCGGCGAAAAAAGCCTTCAGCTCCCAGGATGAATTCGTCGCCACCATGTTGCCGATGGCCAAGGCGGCCGCCGCGCGTATCGGTATCGACCCCAAGTACCTGGTGGCCCAGGCCGCGCTGGAAACCGGCTGGGGCAAATCGGTGATGCGCGCCGAGGACGGCAGCAGCAGCCACAACCTGTTCGGCATCAAGGCCGGCCAGAGTTGGCAGGGCGGCCAGGCCCGGGCGATCACCAGCGAGTTCCGCGATGGCGCGATGGTCAAGGAAACGGCGCAGTTCCGTTCCTATAGCTCCTACCAGGACAGCTTCCACGACCTTGTGACTCTGCTGCAAAGCCATGATCGCTATAAAGAAGTTGTGAAATCAGCCGATAACCCGGAACAGTTTGTACGCGAGTTGCAAAAAGCCGGTTATGCAACCGACCCGGCTTACGCCAGCAAGATTTCGCAGATCGCAAAAAATATGAACAGTTACCAGAACTACGCTGCCGCTGGCGCAACCACACATTTATAA
- the flgK gene encoding flagellar hook-associated protein FlgK, translating to MSLLSIGMSGLNAAQGSLSVLSNNIANVNTPGYSRQQTTQNTNASNPFGGVFIGTGTTLADVRRVYNEYLDTAYQNSTALNNDAKAYLDQVGAVDKVLSDKTTGLSSVLSSFFATLQTAASNPNDLSARQLLVTNAQTLSSRFNSISTQLTQQKETINNQLSSMSEQVNQLTASIASLNKQITQVQGASGNAPANLLDSRNEAVRSLNELIGVTATEKNGQFSVTTGTGQSLVEGGISNTISAVPSKTDNSQYTIQLDNNGTPMDLGGVISGGSIGGLLRYRSDALMPAINDLGRIAIATADTINNQLGQGLDLNGDFGVSLFKDINSAVAIASRSQGAAGNSAGASNLNVTIKDSSKLSAFDYTVSFNDKTDPNKVTVLRSDGKAMGTFDMSATPPPTMDGFTLALDGKGTMAYGDSFKVSPTATGASSIGVALTDANKLAFAGPLAGTSSNTNSGTGTFTQPSLTVPLDINGGADTAQLRAGIENSMPVKMVFAKPAADGTQSYTISDSKGNPISTGSIIPGQGNKITVDVPMRDASGAAIPGKSFKFDTTVNGSPAQGDSTTFAFNSGGKSDGRNAQELLNLQTKATVGMGDGNGGTSLVGANSKLVSQVGAKASQAGVDTAATGALLSANKEARNSVSGVNLDDEAGDMIKFQQYYTASSQIIKAAQETFTTLMNAL from the coding sequence ATGAGTTTGCTCAGTATCGGGATGTCAGGGCTCAACGCCGCTCAAGGATCGCTGTCGGTCTTGAGTAATAACATCGCCAACGTTAATACCCCAGGGTACTCGCGGCAGCAGACCACGCAGAATACCAACGCGTCGAACCCGTTCGGCGGTGTGTTCATCGGCACCGGTACCACCCTGGCTGACGTGCGCCGGGTGTACAACGAATACCTCGACACCGCCTACCAGAACAGCACGGCCCTGAACAACGATGCCAAGGCGTATCTGGATCAGGTCGGTGCCGTCGACAAAGTGTTGTCGGACAAGACCACCGGTTTGTCCTCGGTGCTCAGTTCGTTCTTCGCCACCCTGCAGACCGCGGCGTCCAACCCCAATGATCTGTCTGCGCGGCAGCTGCTGGTGACCAACGCTCAGACCCTGAGCAGTCGTTTCAACTCGATTTCGACGCAGTTGACCCAGCAGAAAGAGACCATCAACAACCAACTGAGCAGCATGAGTGAGCAGGTCAATCAATTGACCGCCTCGATTGCCTCGCTCAACAAGCAGATCACCCAGGTGCAAGGCGCGTCGGGCAATGCGCCGGCCAACCTGCTGGACTCGCGTAACGAGGCGGTACGCTCGCTCAATGAATTGATCGGCGTAACGGCCACCGAGAAGAACGGCCAGTTCAGCGTGACCACCGGCACCGGCCAGTCCCTGGTAGAAGGCGGGATCTCCAATACGATTTCCGCAGTGCCGAGCAAAACCGATAACAGCCAGTACACCATTCAGTTGGACAACAACGGCACCCCCATGGACCTGGGTGGCGTGATCAGTGGCGGCAGCATCGGCGGCCTGTTGCGTTATCGCAGTGATGCCTTGATGCCGGCTATCAACGACCTGGGCCGTATCGCCATAGCGACCGCAGACACCATCAACAACCAACTCGGCCAAGGCCTGGACCTCAATGGTGACTTCGGCGTTTCGTTGTTCAAAGACATCAACAGCGCCGTCGCCATTGCGTCGCGCAGCCAGGGGGCAGCGGGCAACAGTGCCGGGGCAAGCAACCTGAATGTAACGATCAAGGACAGCAGCAAGTTGTCCGCGTTTGACTACACCGTGAGCTTCAACGACAAGACCGACCCCAACAAGGTCACGGTACTGCGCTCGGACGGCAAGGCCATGGGCACCTTTGATATGTCCGCCACGCCGCCGCCGACCATGGATGGCTTTACCCTGGCGCTGGATGGCAAGGGCACGATGGCCTATGGCGACAGCTTCAAGGTCAGCCCGACTGCCACCGGGGCCAGCAGTATTGGCGTGGCGCTCACCGATGCGAACAAGCTGGCGTTTGCCGGCCCGTTGGCGGGTACCAGCAGCAACACCAACAGTGGCACGGGCACGTTCACCCAGCCGTCCCTGACAGTACCGCTGGATATTAATGGCGGCGCCGACACCGCGCAGTTGCGCGCCGGTATTGAAAACTCGATGCCGGTGAAAATGGTCTTTGCCAAACCGGCCGCCGATGGCACGCAGTCCTACACGATCAGCGATTCCAAGGGCAACCCGATCAGCACCGGCTCGATTATTCCGGGGCAGGGCAACAAGATCACCGTGGACGTGCCGATGCGCGACGCCAGCGGTGCAGCGATCCCTGGCAAGAGCTTCAAGTTCGACACCACCGTCAACGGCTCACCGGCACAAGGCGACAGCACCACCTTCGCCTTCAACAGTGGCGGTAAGTCCGACGGCCGCAACGCCCAGGAACTGCTGAACCTGCAAACCAAGGCCACTGTCGGCATGGGCGATGGCAACGGCGGCACCAGCCTGGTGGGAGCCAACAGCAAACTGGTTTCGCAAGTGGGGGCCAAGGCCAGCCAGGCCGGGGTCGACACCGCCGCCACCGGCGCCTTGCTGAGCGCCAACAAGGAAGCGCGCAACTCGGTATCCGGGGTCAACCTGGATGATGAAGCGGGTGACATGATCAAGTTCCAGCAGTACTACACCGCGTCGTCGCAGATCATCAAGGCTGCGCAGGAAACCTTCACCACACTGATGAATGCTCTTTAA
- a CDS encoding flagellar hook-associated protein 3: protein MRISTQQYFETSSAKYQSNYSSVVKAQDQATTGIRVQTAADDPVAAARLLMLQQQKDMLGQFNGNIDTLKNSLTTQDSVLENINIAIQRASELALKAGNVGISDADRKSTAAEIGAIEDQVLGLLNTKDSSGNYMFSGSKTDTPPYSRNNDGTYSYQGDDTPLSLKVAENLSVAMGNTAKSMLESSANTGRTQTAPILVPPAVDDGKVTVSAGLIAANSNYNSSFSDGQPYKLTFTSSTQYVVTDNAGKDITSEIPGNGTFDATKEGGSSIKLRGVKFDIGLNLGKDALGKDILPGAPADAIVKDREFSLSVKPDTFSVSRTPSNPSTAQLSGSTVSDPAAYASTFPNSGVIVKFGAAGAYDLYAQPYTADSQSIASGTLAAGATSITAAGVTFDVTTAPAPAAGDQFSIGATSNKNENVLDTLSHLRKILETPSDGNPAAQKELKDVVAKSIGNLTNAYGQIDQARGSLGARLNGLDIQSKENVSLDLANSTTMSALGNVDFAEAAINLSLQQTMLQASQLAFVKISQLSLFNKM, encoded by the coding sequence ATGCGTATTTCTACACAGCAGTATTTCGAGACCAGTTCCGCCAAGTACCAGAGCAACTATTCCAGTGTGGTCAAGGCCCAGGACCAGGCCACCACCGGTATACGCGTGCAAACCGCCGCGGATGATCCGGTGGCGGCGGCGCGCTTGCTGATGCTGCAACAGCAGAAAGACATGCTGGGGCAGTTCAATGGCAACATCGACACCCTGAAAAACTCGCTGACCACCCAGGACAGCGTGCTGGAAAATATCAATATCGCGATTCAGAGGGCCAGTGAGTTGGCGCTCAAAGCGGGCAACGTCGGCATCAGTGACGCTGACCGCAAATCGACCGCCGCGGAGATCGGCGCCATTGAAGACCAGGTCCTGGGCTTGCTCAATACCAAGGACTCCAGTGGTAATTACATGTTCTCCGGGAGCAAGACCGACACGCCTCCTTACTCGCGTAACAATGACGGCACCTACAGCTACCAGGGCGATGACACGCCGTTGAGCTTGAAGGTTGCGGAAAATCTGTCGGTAGCCATGGGCAATACCGCCAAAAGCATGCTGGAAAGCTCGGCGAACACTGGCCGTACGCAAACAGCACCTATCCTCGTGCCGCCAGCGGTCGACGATGGAAAGGTCACGGTGTCGGCCGGCCTGATTGCGGCTAACTCCAACTACAACAGCAGCTTTTCGGATGGCCAGCCGTATAAGCTGACGTTCACCAGCAGCACCCAATATGTAGTAACCGACAATGCTGGCAAGGACATTACCTCGGAGATTCCGGGCAATGGCACCTTCGATGCCACCAAGGAAGGCGGATCGAGTATCAAGCTGCGTGGGGTCAAGTTCGACATTGGCTTGAATCTGGGCAAGGACGCGCTGGGCAAGGACATACTGCCCGGCGCGCCAGCGGACGCCATTGTCAAGGATCGGGAGTTCAGCCTCTCGGTCAAGCCGGACACCTTCAGCGTATCGCGCACCCCGAGCAATCCGTCCACGGCACAACTGAGTGGCAGCACGGTGAGCGATCCGGCGGCTTACGCCAGCACCTTTCCCAACTCCGGTGTCATCGTCAAGTTCGGTGCGGCCGGCGCCTATGACCTGTACGCGCAGCCTTATACGGCAGACAGCCAGTCCATCGCCAGCGGTACCCTGGCGGCCGGTGCAACCTCGATCACGGCGGCAGGGGTGACCTTCGATGTCACCACCGCACCGGCTCCAGCCGCCGGCGACCAATTTTCGATCGGCGCCACCAGCAACAAGAACGAAAACGTCCTCGACACCCTGAGCCATTTACGCAAAATCCTGGAAACGCCGTCAGACGGCAATCCGGCGGCGCAGAAGGAGCTCAAGGACGTGGTGGCCAAGTCCATCGGCAATCTGACCAATGCCTACGGTCAGATCGACCAGGCGCGTGGCTCCCTGGGCGCGCGCCTCAATGGCCTGGACATTCAGTCCAAGGAAAACGTCAGCCTGGACCTGGCCAATAGCACCACCATGAGCGCCTTGGGCAACGTCGACTTCGCCGAAGCCGCCATCAACCTGAGCTTGCAGCAGACCATGCTGCAGGCCTCGCAGCTGGCCTTTGTGAAAATCTCGCAGTTGAGCCTGTTCAACAAGATGTAA
- a CDS encoding ketoacyl-ACP synthase III produces MIGIKSIASYVPADGIDNYAQGAKFAKDEEFIIGKIGSAFLPRKEAAQETSDLCVEAVNALFANNPALKRESIDALIVVTQNGDEEGLPHTAAIVQDKLGLPTHVAAFDISLGCSGYVYGIYAMKGFMEAAGLKNGLLITADPYSKIVDPEDRNTTMLFGDAATATWMGEDAPWLLGKSKFGTDGSGAPHLKVSDGVFFMNGRQVFNFALLKVPAHLHELLAESDLKADDIDAFCIHQGSAAIVDAVARRFEEAPVDKFIKDMVETGNTVSSSIPLLLEKHVMDATWKRVAISGFGVGLSWGSAILYRP; encoded by the coding sequence ATGATTGGCATAAAAAGCATCGCCAGTTACGTGCCGGCAGACGGGATCGATAACTACGCCCAGGGTGCCAAATTCGCCAAGGATGAAGAGTTCATCATCGGCAAGATCGGTTCGGCGTTCCTGCCGCGCAAGGAAGCGGCACAGGAGACGTCCGACCTGTGTGTCGAAGCGGTCAACGCTTTATTTGCCAACAACCCGGCGTTGAAGCGCGAGTCTATCGACGCGCTGATCGTCGTCACCCAGAACGGCGATGAAGAGGGCTTGCCTCACACCGCAGCCATCGTCCAGGACAAACTGGGTCTGCCTACCCACGTGGCAGCCTTCGATATCTCCCTGGGCTGTTCCGGCTACGTCTATGGCATTTATGCGATGAAGGGCTTCATGGAAGCCGCCGGCCTGAAAAACGGCCTGCTGATCACCGCCGACCCCTATTCGAAGATCGTCGACCCCGAAGACCGCAACACCACCATGCTGTTCGGCGATGCCGCCACCGCCACCTGGATGGGCGAAGATGCACCCTGGTTGCTGGGCAAATCCAAGTTCGGCACCGACGGCTCCGGCGCGCCGCACCTGAAGGTCAGCGACGGCGTGTTCTTTATGAATGGCCGCCAGGTGTTCAACTTCGCCTTGCTCAAGGTGCCGGCGCACTTGCACGAGTTGCTCGCCGAGTCGGACCTCAAGGCCGATGACATCGACGCCTTTTGCATTCACCAGGGCAGTGCGGCCATCGTCGATGCCGTGGCACGCCGCTTTGAAGAAGCGCCGGTGGACAAATTCATCAAGGACATGGTCGAGACCGGTAACACCGTGTCGTCGAGCATTCCGCTGCTGCTGGAAAAGCACGTGATGGACGCCACCTGGAAGCGTGTGGCGATCAGTGGTTTTGGTGTGGGCCTGTCGTGGGGCTCGGCGATTCTCTATCGCCCATAA